In Drosophila teissieri strain GT53w unplaced genomic scaffold, Prin_Dtei_1.1 Segkk121_quiver_pilon_scaf, whole genome shotgun sequence, a single window of DNA contains:
- the LOC122625534 gene encoding 60S ribosomal protein L38, translated as MPREIKEVKDFLNKARRSDARAVKIKKNPTNTKFKIRCSRFLYTLVVQDKEKADKIKQSLPPGLQVKEVK; from the coding sequence aTGCCGCGGGAAATTAAAGAAGTAAAAGATTTTCTCAATAAGGCACGCCGTTCAGATGCGCGTGCTGTCAAAATCAAAAAGAATCCCACAAACACCAAATTTAAGATCCGTTGTTCGAGGTTCCTTTACACTCTTGTCGTACAGGATAAAGAAAAAGCTGACAAAATTAAGCAGTCTTTGCCGCCAGGACTACAAGTTAAGGAGGTGAAATAA